ATTTTTTTCGACCCACTCCAGGACAAATCCCATGCCATTAAACCGGCTGTCAGTGCTAAAATTTTTTTAAAATTGGCCCGGGTGGGGGGCGGATAAACCGACTCCCTGGTCGGCAGGCCATTTCGAAACGGCCCATTACGCATATCGGGAGGATTTTTATCGATTCAGGGATCCGGTCGTCGGGGATCCGGCGGATTCCGAGGCTAACCCGAACCGGTCAAACCGACCGGGGGGTCGGTTACGGCAAAATCGGCCCGGGAATGTTAAAATCCCGTTTTTGGGTAATGAAAAACCGAACCTTGCGACGAAACTCCCGTAAGTTTAGACAGCAGACCAGGCCAAACGACCCGACTTAAATAAAAGAGTAAATCAATATGGCAACAAATTATTACGACCCCGCCGACCTGAGGAAGTTCGGCAACATCACGGAATGGAGCGAGGAACTCGGCACCAAATTCTTTGACTACTACAACTCCGTATTCAAGGACGGGGCCCTCACGGCTCGCGAAAAATCCCTGATCGCCCTGGCGGTTTCCCACGTGGTCAAATGTCCGTACTGTATTGACGCCTACACCAAAGACGGCCTGCAGCGGGGCATCACGCGGGAGGAAATGATGGAAGCCGTTCACGCAGGAGCGGCCATCGAAAGCGGGGCCAGCCTGGTCCACGGCGTGCAGATGATGAACAAATACGACAAATTATCCATGTAAGCCGGCACGCATAGCCTGCTCAAAACCCTGAATTTTGGCTACAAAATCCCTCAAGGCCCAGGAAAAGGACCTGGCCAACACGCAATATCAATTAAAAATCCTCGACGGAGGGCCGTTCGCTTCCGGGGAATTACCCCGTTTCCGGGAGAAACTGCGGGAAACCGGGCAGAATACACTTCGTCCCAAACCCCTGGAAATCCTTCAGATCAACCTGGGATATATGTGCAACCAGGTTTGCGCCCACTGCCATGTGGATGCGGGGCCGGACCGCAAGGAGATCATGACCCGGGAGACCATGGAGCAATGCCTGGAGGTAATCCGCCGCACCGGGGCGCATACCCTGGACCTCACCGGCGGGGCACCGGAGATGAACCCGGATTTCCGCTGGTTCGTGGCCGAAGCTTCCAAAGCGGGGATCGCCGATTTTATCGTCCGGTCCAACCTGACCATTATCCGGGCCAACAAAAAATACTACGACCTGCCGGAATTTTTTGCCCGGTATAACGTGCATGTGGTCTCCTCCCTCCCGCACTACACCCGCGGGAAAACGGACCGCCAGCGGGGCAGCGGGGTTTTTGACCAATCGATCGAAGCCCTCCGGTCGCTGAACGAAGCGGGGTATGGGAAAGCCGGCAGCGGGTTAAAACTCGACCTGGTCTACAACCCGTCGGGAGCCTTCCTCCCAGCCGACCAGCAGGCGATGGAGAAGGACTTTAAAAAAGCGCTCGCCTCAGACTTCGGGATCGTTTTCAACAACCTCTTCGCCATCACCAACCTGCCCATTGCGCGTTTCCTGGACTACCTGATTGCCTCGGAAAACTACGAGGACTACATGACCGCCCTGGTGGACGCATACAACCCGGCAGCTGTCGAAAACGTCATGTGCCGGAATACGCTGTCGGTGAGTTGGGACGGGTGGCTCTACGACTGCGACTTCAACCAAATGCTCGGCCTGAAAGTGGCCAGCAAGGTGAAACACATTGCGGATTACAACGAAGCGGTATTGCAGGACCGGGAGATTTTAATCTCCCAGCATTGCTATGGTTGCACGGCCGGGGCGGGCAGCAGCTGCCAGGGATCCGTGGCCTGAGGCGTCCGCTCATCCATAAATCCGTGCGCTTTAACCGACCGGGTGGTCGGTGCGCCTTTCCAGCCAGGTGGTCATTCACCGGAATTTTTACACTTCGTCGAAATTTTTCCGGGATTCGTCAGATAAAACCTGCCATGCCCTGAATCCGCGAGTTCTTTGTAAACGACCGATTAGTCGGTTGCCCAAAATCTTACATCATGGACAAGAACCTCAAGCGCATGGCGACGATGAATCGCATGCAGATGACCGGCCTGGAACTTTTTTACGCCCAGGGCTACTACAACACCAGCATCGACGACATCCTCAAATCCCTGAATTTGTCGAAGGGTGCCTTCTATTATCACTTCCAGTCTAAGGAGGAATTCTTTATCAGCATTGTGCAGAACCTCGTGTTTCGCAAGGTGTACACCATGCTGATCGAGCCCATCGAAGGGGTGGAAAACCCGCTCAGGGCCATCGAGATCTGCCTGGACGACGCGTTGAAGACCGCCGAATTCAACGACCTGGATTACGGTTTCGTCCTTGCAAACTTCCTGAACGAATTCAATGGGAGGAACGACAAGATCACCCGGTACCTGACGGATATTTCCAAGGTCTGGGAAGTAAACCTCGTTACCGCCCTCCAGAAGGGGAAAACCGACGGTTTTGTGGAACGGCACGTGGATAGCGAAGGGGTTGCCTCTTTTATTATCTCGAGCTATTTCGGGGTTCGCAGCCTGATGGTCTCCGGGAATTGCAAGATTCTCCGCTACAACTATATCCAGCAGCTGCGGAACTACTTCCGCTCGCTCTCCCCGGTCGTACTCGCCTGATTGGCAGTATCCGGGGCGAGTGCCCCGCGGATGCACCCGTACACGGTTTCCGGCGGGATGCTCGCCATTACCTCCTCATACCCGGGCGGCACCTTGTTGCCGTATACGGAAGTTGGGATCAGGGGGAATTGCTCCCGGTCGGACAGGAGGGAGTTCTCCCTTGGCTGGCCAAAAGGCGCAAATCCCGCATACGGGTGGGTCACCCCCCAAAGGGTAATGACCGGAATGCCGAAGAGGGCAGCCAGATGCCCGTTGCCGCTGTCCATGGATACCACCAGGTCCAGGTTGCCGATAAGCTGTAATTCCTGCCCCAGGCTGCCTTTGCCGGCCACACAGGTACAATTCTGGAATTCCCGCTCCCACTGTTTCAGTTTCCGGGTCTCCTCCGGGCCCCCGCCCAACAGGTATACCCGCAGCCCTTTCTCTTCCTGCAAAAGCGCCAATAGGCGTTTCATCTCCTTTTCCGGGTAGCACTTGCCGGCGTGTGCCGCAAACGGCGCCACCCCGATATTCGCTCCTGCGCCATCCCGGGAGCGGAATCCCCCATCATCCCCGGGTTTGGGGATCCCGATGGCTTCCGGCCAGGGCGGCTTCCCCAGCACGTCAGCCGGGCGGAGTTCCACGGGATAGCCCAGGGCGGCAAAAACGGCCGCGTATCGCTGGTGGGTAGGGGTGAGGGGCGCCAGCTTCCGACCCCGGGCTGCAACCAACCGGCGCTTTTCCTTCCGACCCTTATCCAGGACTGCAACCCGGACCCCGGAAATCCGGAAAAAGAACCGCAGGATGTGGGTGCGCAAGACCGCATGGAGGTCTGCAATGGCATCCGGTTTCAGGGCGAGGAGTTCCCGGTAGAGCTTCCAAAGCCCCCCCAACCCCCTGTGAGCGCCCCGGGTATCCACCGGAAACACACGGACACCCGGGATTTGCTCAAATACGGGCGTGTAACCCTTTTTCGTCGCAACGGTCAGGCGGATTCCCGGGTATTCCCGCTGCAAGGCGAGTAAGACGTGAACGGCCATGGCGGCATCCCCCAGGGCCGAGAAACGCCAAACGAGCAGGTGCGGGTTATTGCTTCCTCTCACGGAGCACCGGGTTTAACTCCTCGTCGTTGTACATCTTCATCTGTTTGTAGACCTTCATGTACTTCCGGCCGGCTTCGATATCTGCGAGCAACTGGTCGATGGCGGTGGAGAGGTCGGCCCGTTGCTCCAGGAGGATGTCTAGTTTCTTTTTACAGGCCTCGCGGTGTTCCTGACCCGCGTCCGGCCGGCCGGCCTCTTCCCGCATATGGTAGATCTTCAGGGCCAGGATGGAGAGCCGGTCGATGGCCCAGGCCGGGCTTTCCGTATTGATGGTGGCCGTTTCCGACACTTCTACCGATTGGTATTTTTTCAGGAAATAGCTGTCGATGTACTCCACAAGGTCCGTGCGCTCCTGGTTGCTCGCATCGATCTTTCGCTTGAGTTCCAGGGCAGCCTCCGGGTCGATGCCCGGGTCGCGGATCAGGTCTTCGTAGTGCCATTGCACCGTGTCGATCCAGTTTTTGAGGTAGAGCAGGTATTCGATACTCCCGGGTTCATACGGGTTGGGACGGGGCTGGTCTACCCGGTCCTCCTCGTGGTATTTGTCGATACTTGCCTCAAAAATCCGGAATGCGAAGTCGCTGAACATAGGTTGCATTTTCCGCAAAGATACCGCTTATTTGAGAACCCCTTATTGGTGAACCGGGTGGTGTTCGACGCGCCCCCCGGGGGGGGGGCGCCCAGGTCAGGCCAGGAGCCACTCCCCGGAAAAAACCGCCAGGCAGATCAACAGGGCCCCTATAAGCAGACCCTCCCGGATTTTCTCCTTCCGGACAGACTCGATATACTTGGACAGGAATACGGCCGCCGGGAAGAAGGTCAGGACAATCGGACTCCCCCGCATCCCACTTCTGAGAAGCACCACCCCAATCCCCACGAGCAGGGATATCGCCAACAGGCGCATGACCACAATCCGTCCATGCCCGGCTTTCCCCAGCTTTAAAAAGGCGGTAAACCCGGCGATCAGGACCACCAGGATGTAGCTCCCCAGTTTTGCTGCATTCCGCCATTGGGCCCAGTATTCCACCGTTCCCTCCCAGCGCAGCCGGTAGTGGGTGCCGATAAAATCGGGGATCCCCGCCAGGAACGCGACGGCCGCCCCGATCAGGCCCACCACCGCCACAGCTGCCAACGGGTTCAGCCAGTTCCGCAGGTTCCGGGGTTCGTAGAAATAGACATAGATCCAGGGCAGCAGCATAAACAGCAGGACCCAGTCTACCAGCAGGCTGCCCACGAGGATCCAGAGGGCCCCGTCAAAAATTTTGGCCTTGACGTTCCGCAGGGATTTCAGGCTGATCAGCCGACGCATGGCCAGCAACAGGAACAGGTTGGCCACCAGGGCGTGACGGTCCAACAGGGATTCGGGAAAAAGCAGGACCAGCAATGCAAAGAAGTAGCTGGTATAGGAATGGGAGCCCGTAAGCTGGTTGCGCTGGACGATGAAGTTCACCAGCAGCACGCTCAGCAACAGGGCACTGATCCCCAGCACGTCCATCGGCAGGGTTTCCAGGCTGATTTCCCGGTTGAACCGGAGAAATAGCGCGCAGGCATACAGGAGGGTGAGAAAGCAGAGAACCAGGATGTAATTGACGGGTTTTGTTTTGCCAAAAACGCTTGAAATCATCGCTGGTTTTCGTATGTTTGCAGGGTAAATATAGGTACAATGAGAGCTTTTTTTGAAGGGATCGAAAATTTATTTGTCAACTTCCTCTTCGCCCCTTACGACTTTTTCCGCTTCATGGAAAGCTGGTGGGCCGCCAACACCATCAATTGGATTTTCGTCATTATCGGCACGGTAGCAATGGTATACTGGCTCGGCCAATTGCGCTTGTTTGACTCCCGAGGGGAAGAAGACCGCAGCATTACTTCCCATTCGTATTTATAGTCCCTCTCAGAGGTCGAAACCGATATCTTTCCGGTAGTAGGCATCCTGGAAGGTTAACGCCTCCACGGCCCTGTAAGAGCCTTTCAGGGCCTCCCTGAAGTCCGTACCATAAGCGGTAACGGCCAGCACCCGGCCGCCGCTGCTCACCACCTGCCCGGATTCGTCCCGTCGCGTCCCGGCGTGGAAGACCACGGCATCCCCGGTCGCTTCCAGGCCGCGAATCACGCGTCCTTTTTCGTACGCCTCCGGGTACCCCCCGCTAACCATGACCACCGTGGTGGCCGCTTCCGGCCGCACGCGCAACTCCACCTCATCGAGCCGGCCCTCGGCCGTCGCCTGCATCAGGTCCAGCAGGTCCGTTTCAATCCGCGGGATAACCACCTCGGTCTCCGGGTCGCCCATGCGGACATTGTACTCGATAACAAGCGGGTCGTCCCCCACCCGGATCAGCCCGATAAAGATAAAGCCCACATAAGGCAGCCCTTCGCGCTGCAACCCTTCTACCGTGGGCCGGATGATGCGGTTTTCGATTTTCTCCATAAAAGCGGCATCCGCAAAGGGCACCGGGGAAACAGCGCCCATGCCCCCGGTGTTCAGGCCGGTGTCCCCTACCCCGATCCGCTTGTAGTCCTTGGCGGTGGGGAGGATTTTGTAATTCCTGCCGTCTGTGAGTACAAAGCAACTCAACTCAATCCCGGACAGGAATTCCTCAATCACCACCCGGGCGCTGGCCGAACCGAATTTGGCATCCAGCAGCATGGAGCGGAGCTCGGACTTTGCATCGTCCAGGGATTCGAGGATCAGCACCCCTTTGCCGGCGGCCAGGCCGTCGGCTTTTAACACGTATGGGGGCTGCAGGGTTTCCAGGAAGCGGTAACCCTTGTCGAGATCCTCGGGCCCGAAGCTTTCGTAGGCCGCTGTGGGGATGTTGTGGCGGCTCATAAAGGCCTTGGCGAATTCCTTGCTGCCCTCGAGTTGGGCAGCCGCCCGGGACGGGCCGATGACCGGGATGCCTGAAAGCTCCGGGTGGTCTTTAAAATAGTCGCTGATTCCCTCTACCAGCGGGACTTCCGGACCCACGATCAGCATGTCGATGTCGTTGTCCCGTACGCTTTGGGCAATACGGTCAAAATCGTCTACTGCCAGGGGCAGATTGGTTGCAACTTGGGAGGTGCCCGCATTTCCGGGGGCCACGTAGAGTTTTCCGAGGGAATTGCTTTGCGCCAGTTTCCAGGCCAGGGCGTGTTCGCGCCCGCCGGATCCCAGGACCAGGATATTCATGATGCCATATTTTCGACAAAAATAGGGGATGCCGGCCAAATGGACGGCTTCCCGGGGAAGCTATTTGCCGGTAATTGCACTTTTGAGCAGGCGGCCTGCATCCTGCCGGAACCTCAACACAAGGAGGCAGCCGCTACCCGGCCGCGAGGCGCCAGGCGCTACCCAAGCGGGGGGCGTCAGCGGTTACCCAACCGGGGGACGGCACCAGCGGCAACCCGTCCCGGGGTGCGTTCTCAGCGCCGGTTCCTGCCGGAAAAGTCCCGATGTTCCTTCCGTTCCAGGTCTTCCCGGGAGAGCGTCCGGAAGTAATCAAAGGTTTTCTTCATCCCTTCTTCCCGGCCCACCTGCGGTTCCCAGCCCAGGATTTCCCTGGCCTTGGTGATATCCGGCTGCCGCTGCATCGGGTCGTCCTTGGGCAATGGCTTAAACACGATTTTCTGGTCCGTGCCGGTCAGTTTGATGATCTCTTCGGCAAAGTCCCGGATGGTAATTTCGTGGGGGTTCCCGATATTCACCGGGAGGGCGTAGTCCGAGAGGAGCAACCGGTAGATCCCCTCTACCTGGTCGTCCACGTAGCAGAAGGAACGCGTCTGGGAACCGTCGCCGAAGACCGTCAGGTCCTCGCCCCGGAGCGCCTGGCCCATAAAGGCCGGGATCACCCGTCCGTCATTCAGGCGCATCCGCGGCCCGTAGGTGTTGAAGATCCGCACGATCCGGGTCTCCAGCCCGTGGAAACGGTGGTAGGCCATCGTGATGGATTCCTGGAACCGCTTCGCTTCGTCATAGACCCCCCGGGGGCCGATGGTATTTACATTGCCGTAGTACTCCTCGGTCTGCGGGTGCACCAGCGGGTCGCCGTATACCTCGGAGGTGGAGGCTATCAGGATACGTGCCTTTTTCTCCTTGGCGAGCCCCAGCAGGTTGTGCGTGCCCAGGGCGCCCACCTTGAGTGTCTGGATCGGGATTTTCAAATAGTCGATCGGGCTGGCCGGGCTCGCAAAATGCAGGATGTAGTCCAGCCGGTCCGGGACGTGGACAAACTTCGTTACATCGTGGTGGTAATACTCAAAGTGCTCGTGGCGGAACAGGTGTTCGATGTTTTTCAGGTCGCCCGTGATCAGGTTGTCCATGGCGATGACGTGGTAGCCTTCAGCGATAAACCGGTCGCACAAATGGGACCCCAGAAATCCGGCCGCCCCTGTTATCAAAATTCGCTTCACCTGTTTGCTTATTTGTTGTTGTTACTTAATTGCCTTTCGTGCCGGCGGGAACGCAGGTTGCCCGCAGACCGGATGATGTGCTATCCGCGGCCGATGGATTCGTAGTGGAACCCGCGCGACTTCATCTCCTCCACGTCGTAGAGGTTGCGCCCGTCAAAAACCACCGGGGCTTTCAACAGGTCCTTGACCATGCTGAAATTCGGGTTGCGGAACACGCTCCATTCCGTACAGATCACCAGGGCATCCATATCCTCCACCGCCCCGTACATGCCGGGTGCAAAAGCGATGGCATCGCCCAGCTTCCGCTTCACGTTTTCCATGGCTTCCGGGT
This genomic window from Robiginitalea biformata HTCC2501 contains:
- a CDS encoding UDP-glucuronic acid decarboxylase family protein, which gives rise to MKRILITGAAGFLGSHLCDRFIAEGYHVIAMDNLITGDLKNIEHLFRHEHFEYYHHDVTKFVHVPDRLDYILHFASPASPIDYLKIPIQTLKVGALGTHNLLGLAKEKKARILIASTSEVYGDPLVHPQTEEYYGNVNTIGPRGVYDEAKRFQESITMAYHRFHGLETRIVRIFNTYGPRMRLNDGRVIPAFMGQALRGEDLTVFGDGSQTRSFCYVDDQVEGIYRLLLSDYALPVNIGNPHEITIRDFAEEIIKLTGTDQKIVFKPLPKDDPMQRQPDITKAREILGWEPQVGREEGMKKTFDYFRTLSREDLERKEHRDFSGRNRR
- a CDS encoding DUF6427 family protein: MISSVFGKTKPVNYILVLCFLTLLYACALFLRFNREISLETLPMDVLGISALLLSVLLVNFIVQRNQLTGSHSYTSYFFALLVLLFPESLLDRHALVANLFLLLAMRRLISLKSLRNVKAKIFDGALWILVGSLLVDWVLLFMLLPWIYVYFYEPRNLRNWLNPLAAVAVVGLIGAAVAFLAGIPDFIGTHYRLRWEGTVEYWAQWRNAAKLGSYILVVLIAGFTAFLKLGKAGHGRIVVMRLLAISLLVGIGVVLLRSGMRGSPIVLTFFPAAVFLSKYIESVRKEKIREGLLIGALLICLAVFSGEWLLA
- a CDS encoding DUF6341 family protein, translating into MRAFFEGIENLFVNFLFAPYDFFRFMESWWAANTINWIFVIIGTVAMVYWLGQLRLFDSRGEEDRSITSHSYL
- a CDS encoding glycosyltransferase family 9 protein: MRGSNNPHLLVWRFSALGDAAMAVHVLLALQREYPGIRLTVATKKGYTPVFEQIPGVRVFPVDTRGAHRGLGGLWKLYRELLALKPDAIADLHAVLRTHILRFFFRISGVRVAVLDKGRKEKRRLVAARGRKLAPLTPTHQRYAAVFAALGYPVELRPADVLGKPPWPEAIGIPKPGDDGGFRSRDGAGANIGVAPFAAHAGKCYPEKEMKRLLALLQEEKGLRVYLLGGGPEETRKLKQWEREFQNCTCVAGKGSLGQELQLIGNLDLVVSMDSGNGHLAALFGIPVITLWGVTHPYAGFAPFGQPRENSLLSDREQFPLIPTSVYGNKVPPGYEEVMASIPPETVYGCIRGALAPDTANQASTTGESERK
- a CDS encoding DUF4254 domain-containing protein codes for the protein MFSDFAFRIFEASIDKYHEEDRVDQPRPNPYEPGSIEYLLYLKNWIDTVQWHYEDLIRDPGIDPEAALELKRKIDASNQERTDLVEYIDSYFLKKYQSVEVSETATINTESPAWAIDRLSILALKIYHMREEAGRPDAGQEHREACKKKLDILLEQRADLSTAIDQLLADIEAGRKYMKVYKQMKMYNDEELNPVLRERKQ
- the arsS gene encoding arsenosugar biosynthesis radical SAM (seleno)protein ArsS (Some members of this family are selenoproteins.), producing MATKSLKAQEKDLANTQYQLKILDGGPFASGELPRFREKLRETGQNTLRPKPLEILQINLGYMCNQVCAHCHVDAGPDRKEIMTRETMEQCLEVIRRTGAHTLDLTGGAPEMNPDFRWFVAEASKAGIADFIVRSNLTIIRANKKYYDLPEFFARYNVHVVSSLPHYTRGKTDRQRGSGVFDQSIEALRSLNEAGYGKAGSGLKLDLVYNPSGAFLPADQQAMEKDFKKALASDFGIVFNNLFAITNLPIARFLDYLIASENYEDYMTALVDAYNPAAVENVMCRNTLSVSWDGWLYDCDFNQMLGLKVASKVKHIADYNEAVLQDREILISQHCYGCTAGAGSSCQGSVA
- a CDS encoding TetR/AcrR family transcriptional regulator, yielding MDKNLKRMATMNRMQMTGLELFYAQGYYNTSIDDILKSLNLSKGAFYYHFQSKEEFFISIVQNLVFRKVYTMLIEPIEGVENPLRAIEICLDDALKTAEFNDLDYGFVLANFLNEFNGRNDKITRYLTDISKVWEVNLVTALQKGKTDGFVERHVDSEGVASFIISSYFGVRSLMVSGNCKILRYNYIQQLRNYFRSLSPVVLA
- a CDS encoding arsenosugar biosynthesis-associated peroxidase-like protein; this encodes MATNYYDPADLRKFGNITEWSEELGTKFFDYYNSVFKDGALTAREKSLIALAVSHVVKCPYCIDAYTKDGLQRGITREEMMEAVHAGAAIESGASLVHGVQMMNKYDKLSM
- the purD gene encoding phosphoribosylamine--glycine ligase → MNILVLGSGGREHALAWKLAQSNSLGKLYVAPGNAGTSQVATNLPLAVDDFDRIAQSVRDNDIDMLIVGPEVPLVEGISDYFKDHPELSGIPVIGPSRAAAQLEGSKEFAKAFMSRHNIPTAAYESFGPEDLDKGYRFLETLQPPYVLKADGLAAGKGVLILESLDDAKSELRSMLLDAKFGSASARVVIEEFLSGIELSCFVLTDGRNYKILPTAKDYKRIGVGDTGLNTGGMGAVSPVPFADAAFMEKIENRIIRPTVEGLQREGLPYVGFIFIGLIRVGDDPLVIEYNVRMGDPETEVVIPRIETDLLDLMQATAEGRLDEVELRVRPEAATTVVMVSGGYPEAYEKGRVIRGLEATGDAVVFHAGTRRDESGQVVSSGGRVLAVTAYGTDFREALKGSYRAVEALTFQDAYYRKDIGFDL